In Desulfonatronospira thiodismutans ASO3-1, a single window of DNA contains:
- a CDS encoding hydrogenase subunit MbhD domain-containing protein, whose protein sequence is MPWEIEFPLFIILLVAALIALNLKNLLAATVTLTIYSFTVALIMVSLGAVDVGFTEAVVGAGVVGIFLVVAIFKTTRKSCD, encoded by the coding sequence ATGCCTTGGGAAATTGAATTTCCACTGTTCATCATACTGCTGGTGGCTGCCCTGATAGCTCTAAACTTAAAAAATCTCCTGGCGGCCACGGTTACTTTGACCATATACAGCTTTACTGTGGCCCTGATCATGGTCTCCCTCGGTGCTGTAGATGTCGGCTTTACAGAAGCTGTGGTCGGGGCCGGCGTTGTAGGGATATTCCTGGTAGTGGCCATATTTAAAACCACAAGGAAGAGTTGCGATTGA
- the mnhG gene encoding monovalent cation/H(+) antiporter subunit G — MVVIIDALAIIFMLAGAVFMLAGSIGILRFPDVYCRAHAATKVDTLGIMLFILGLALFEGFNLVSVKMLLVAAFVALTSPVAAHALSRRAMLHGVKPWTRKQKKEG; from the coding sequence ATGGTAGTTATAATAGATGCTCTGGCGATTATATTTATGCTGGCAGGGGCGGTGTTCATGCTTGCAGGCAGTATCGGCATCCTTCGCTTTCCTGATGTTTACTGCCGGGCCCACGCCGCAACCAAGGTGGACACCCTGGGCATTATGCTCTTCATACTTGGCCTGGCCCTGTTTGAAGGCTTCAACCTGGTAAGCGTAAAAATGCTTCTGGTGGCCGCCTTTGTGGCCCTCACCAGCCCTGTAGCCGCTCATGCCCTGTCCAGAAGGGCCATGCTGCACGGGGTCAAACCCTGGACCAGGAAACAAAAAAAAGAGGGCTAA
- a CDS encoding monovalent cation/H+ antiporter complex subunit F, producing the protein MQTFFILISAALVLVLLLPFYRVLKGPTVFDRLLGAAAVGAKIITLVLLFGLVYGRPGMFVDIALGYAVLNFIGVIAVARYFRTASVKRP; encoded by the coding sequence ATGCAGACCTTCTTTATTCTCATATCCGCAGCCCTGGTTCTGGTATTGCTTCTTCCCTTCTACCGCGTGCTGAAAGGACCTACTGTATTCGACCGCCTTCTGGGGGCTGCTGCGGTAGGGGCCAAAATCATAACCCTGGTCCTGCTGTTCGGCCTGGTATATGGTCGACCGGGTATGTTTGTAGACATTGCTCTGGGTTATGCCGTGCTCAATTTTATCGGGGTCATTGCGGTAGCCCGTTATTTCAGGACCGCATCCGTAAAGAGGCCATAA
- a CDS encoding Na+/H+ antiporter subunit E yields the protein MAQISSGDRSHPGFLVQHRGIIIQAVLLMALWLVLSGRFYPEPIFYGIISVAFVVWLNMGVRHIPLSSGEYLSGHQIYFSRLLLYIPWLLWQIAKSAAFVAYLTLHPRMPINPMVVTFESRLPNPIAKVILGNSISLTPGTLTLDIYENQFTVHAIVDEVEEDLVSGDMESRVGRLYLRRCTPEEMCNGVCILKRGKEIKKAMEHQEEDKA from the coding sequence ATGGCTCAAATCAGCTCCGGCGACAGATCCCATCCAGGATTCCTTGTACAGCACAGGGGAATCATAATTCAAGCCGTACTGCTTATGGCCCTGTGGCTGGTACTAAGCGGACGCTTCTACCCGGAACCCATTTTTTACGGCATCATTTCAGTTGCCTTTGTTGTCTGGCTCAATATGGGTGTTCGCCACATTCCTCTAAGCAGCGGCGAATACCTCTCCGGCCATCAGATCTATTTCTCCAGACTTTTACTCTACATTCCCTGGCTGTTGTGGCAGATCGCCAAGTCTGCAGCTTTTGTCGCCTATCTCACCCTGCATCCCCGGATGCCCATCAATCCCATGGTGGTCACCTTTGAATCCAGACTGCCCAATCCCATAGCCAAAGTCATACTGGGCAACTCCATCAGCCTTACGCCAGGCACACTTACTCTGGATATATACGAAAATCAATTTACAGTGCACGCCATAGTGGACGAGGTTGAAGAGGATCTTGTAAGCGGCGACATGGAATCCAGGGTGGGCAGGCTGTACCTGCGCCGATGCACTCCCGAAGAAATGTGCAATGGCGTGTGCATACTCAAAAGAGGCAAAGAGATCAAAAAGGCCATGGAGCACCAAGAGGAGGATAAGGCCTGA
- a CDS encoding M14 family murein peptide amidase A: MNMREIFLGAVFLLVFTLPAATPSPASDEPGEKKSKIDTCTAIDQRLSSVSLGDCVEGGLLESGAYSVRGHPLLVKEYPPLERRAPQSRVLVVGGTHGDEYSSISVTFKWMQILDEHHSGLFHWIFVPLLNPDGLFERPATRTNARGVDINRNKPSPLWREVGYTRWQEMTDENPRYYPGPYPVSEPETEFLVHLIRSFRPDAVISLHSPLNLVDYDGPGNPPRSLGSLWLRRLGNFPGTLGNFAGKKMGIPVITVELASSARMPSGGEISSMWRDLVRWLINETPVEPGPGQLQALDQDMQLRKEFFGK; the protein is encoded by the coding sequence ATGAATATGCGAGAGATTTTTCTTGGAGCTGTTTTTCTTCTTGTTTTTACATTGCCGGCTGCAACCCCGTCACCGGCCTCGGATGAGCCCGGTGAGAAGAAGAGCAAGATAGATACTTGTACTGCCATTGACCAGAGGCTCAGCAGCGTAAGCCTTGGTGACTGCGTGGAAGGGGGGCTGCTTGAATCCGGTGCATATTCCGTGCGGGGACATCCTCTGCTGGTCAAGGAGTATCCACCACTTGAAAGGCGTGCTCCCCAGAGCCGGGTCTTAGTTGTGGGCGGAACTCACGGAGACGAATATTCTTCCATAAGCGTAACCTTCAAATGGATGCAGATACTGGATGAGCATCATTCCGGGCTTTTTCACTGGATTTTTGTGCCCCTTCTAAATCCTGACGGTCTTTTTGAGCGCCCGGCCACCAGGACCAATGCCCGGGGAGTGGATATAAACCGCAACAAGCCCTCGCCTCTCTGGAGGGAAGTGGGTTATACCCGCTGGCAGGAAATGACGGATGAGAATCCGCGCTATTACCCGGGTCCTTATCCTGTGAGTGAGCCGGAGACGGAATTTCTGGTGCATTTGATCCGTAGTTTCAGGCCGGATGCCGTTATTTCGCTGCACTCCCCCCTGAACCTGGTGGACTATGACGGACCGGGTAACCCTCCGCGCAGTCTTGGCAGCCTGTGGCTTAGAAGGCTGGGCAACTTTCCCGGCACCCTGGGCAATTTTGCAGGCAAGAAAATGGGTATTCCGGTAATAACTGTGGAACTGGCCTCATCAGCGCGCATGCCCTCCGGGGGCGAGATTTCCTCCATGTGGCGCGACCTGGTGCGCTGGCTCATAAACGAAACCCCTGTAGAGCCAGGTCCGGGGCAGCTGCAGGCCCTGGATCAGGATATGCAGCTTAGAAAGGAATTTTTCGGGAAATGA
- a CDS encoding ferritin family protein, which translates to MSRENFKNWVCKAVEMEEKGKAFYEQAAKECTTQMGQKIFSMLRDDEIQHIQRIREIEKALDQDSGLEQACCMDDMGSDAGQAFKELAEKVKSEKPCDSTAKALNAGIDFELALVKFYEEALEKASEDLERDFLKRMIQEEKGHYVLLSDMQYYYEDPEGWALGKARSGLDGA; encoded by the coding sequence ATGAGCAGGGAAAATTTTAAGAACTGGGTCTGCAAGGCTGTGGAAATGGAAGAAAAGGGCAAGGCCTTTTATGAGCAGGCAGCCAAAGAATGTACAACACAGATGGGGCAGAAGATTTTCTCCATGCTTCGCGATGACGAGATCCAGCACATACAAAGAATCCGGGAGATCGAAAAGGCCCTTGACCAGGATTCCGGACTGGAGCAGGCCTGTTGCATGGATGATATGGGAAGCGATGCTGGACAGGCCTTTAAAGAGCTTGCGGAAAAGGTCAAATCCGAAAAGCCGTGCGATTCTACTGCCAAGGCCCTCAATGCCGGCATTGATTTTGAATTGGCCCTGGTCAAGTTTTACGAAGAGGCCCTGGAAAAAGCCTCCGAGGACCTGGAGCGCGATTTCTTAAAGCGCATGATTCAGGAGGAAAAGGGGCATTACGTGCTTTTAAGCGATATGCAGTACTATTACGAGGACCCGGAAGGCTGGGCCCTGGGTAAAGCCAGGTCCGGACTGGACGGGGCATAG
- a CDS encoding 2-oxoacid:acceptor oxidoreductase subunit alpha, whose protein sequence is MRRELNILIGGEAGQGLVTVGELLTRALIRSGYQVHVTQSYMSRIRGGHNTYAVRAGIENVHGPAQGIDILVALNSETLELHREELTPGAVALKDKNAQASDLEAVDIPFADLAGSALYENVVGLGVLSYILGLDREMPAGCIRSAFEQKKPEAVDKNLEVLDKAYAFASKSGVAGFNLDEPKGSAGLMLAGNQALALGALCAGANFCSYYPMTPSTGIPMTLNSYARDFGMVVEQAEDEIAAINMALGASYAGARSMVATSGGGFALMCEGVSLSGMTETPVVIVVGQRPGPATGLPTRTEQGDLNLVLYSGHGEFPRAVLAPADPGQCFVLARRAFDLAEKSQGPVFILTDQYLADSYRNVHLPDPEILEPVASPEVCGEVQEEYERYAFTPSGVSPRIIPAMSRCLVVLDSDEHTPDGHITEDLQVRKKMVDKRLKKGDILKQEVILPAYTGPQNPKDLLVCWGSTRGPALEAREIMGSENTAVLHFSQVWPLDAEHFRDYLQRAQRVVFVESNATAQFAQLVSSMVQPANMAYVLRYDGLPLDGQYIADNIL, encoded by the coding sequence ATGCGCCGGGAGTTGAACATACTAATCGGCGGAGAGGCGGGGCAGGGCCTGGTCACTGTTGGAGAACTGCTGACCAGGGCCCTTATCCGTTCAGGCTACCAGGTACATGTCACCCAGAGCTACATGTCGAGAATCAGGGGCGGGCACAATACCTATGCTGTACGGGCCGGGATTGAAAATGTGCATGGCCCGGCTCAAGGAATAGATATCCTGGTGGCCCTGAACTCTGAAACCCTTGAGCTGCACCGGGAGGAGCTGACTCCAGGCGCGGTGGCCCTGAAGGACAAAAACGCCCAGGCTTCAGATTTAGAGGCAGTAGACATCCCTTTTGCAGACCTGGCCGGGTCCGCATTGTACGAAAATGTGGTGGGCCTGGGCGTTCTAAGTTATATCCTGGGCCTGGACCGGGAGATGCCGGCCGGATGCATCCGTTCTGCTTTCGAGCAAAAAAAGCCGGAAGCAGTGGACAAAAATCTGGAGGTTCTGGACAAGGCCTATGCATTTGCATCCAAGAGCGGTGTTGCCGGTTTCAACTTAGATGAGCCCAAAGGCAGTGCCGGTCTGATGCTTGCAGGCAACCAGGCTCTTGCCCTGGGGGCCCTGTGCGCCGGAGCAAATTTCTGCTCGTATTATCCCATGACCCCTTCCACCGGTATTCCCATGACCTTGAATTCTTACGCCCGGGATTTCGGTATGGTTGTGGAACAGGCAGAGGATGAGATTGCAGCCATAAACATGGCCCTGGGGGCCTCCTATGCCGGGGCCAGGTCCATGGTGGCCACCTCCGGAGGAGGCTTTGCTCTTATGTGCGAGGGTGTGAGCCTGTCCGGCATGACCGAGACTCCTGTTGTCATAGTGGTAGGGCAGCGCCCTGGCCCGGCTACGGGGCTTCCCACCCGTACCGAGCAGGGAGATCTCAACTTAGTGCTCTACTCCGGGCACGGGGAATTTCCAAGGGCCGTGCTGGCTCCTGCAGACCCCGGGCAATGCTTTGTCCTGGCCCGCAGGGCCTTTGACCTGGCCGAGAAAAGCCAGGGGCCGGTTTTTATCCTCACGGATCAGTATCTGGCCGACTCCTACCGTAACGTTCACCTGCCTGATCCGGAAATCCTGGAACCGGTTGCCTCCCCGGAAGTCTGCGGGGAAGTACAGGAAGAATATGAAAGGTACGCCTTTACCCCAAGTGGAGTATCGCCGCGCATTATACCTGCCATGTCCCGCTGCTTAGTGGTCCTGGACAGCGACGAGCATACCCCGGACGGACACATTACCGAGGATCTGCAGGTACGTAAAAAAATGGTGGACAAAAGGCTGAAAAAGGGAGATATCCTCAAGCAGGAAGTAATCCTTCCGGCATATACAGGCCCGCAAAACCCAAAAGACCTGCTGGTCTGCTGGGGCTCCACCCGGGGACCGGCCCTGGAGGCCAGGGAAATCATGGGGTCTGAAAATACTGCTGTGCTGCACTTTTCCCAGGTGTGGCCTCTGGATGCGGAGCATTTCAGGGATTACCTGCAGCGGGCGCAACGGGTTGTATTTGTTGAATCCAATGCCACGGCACAGTTCGCCCAGCTGGTGAGCAGCATGGTCCAGCCGGCTAATATGGCCTATGTGTTGCGTTACGACGGTCTGCCCCTGGATGGACAGTATATTGCAGATAATATCCTGTAA
- a CDS encoding 2-oxoacid:ferredoxin oxidoreductase subunit beta, translated as MVSMEDFGSFETAWCPGCGNHSILKCVKEALVQMELEPHQCIFVSGIGQAAKSPHYLRTNVYNGLHGRALPAATGIKLANPQAVVIAQSGDGCNYGEGGNHFLAALRRNINVTLLAHDNQIYGLTKGQASPTTARGQKTKAQPAGNPSEAFNPVGVAVAMQAGMVARGFAGMQDHLTEMIVKAVQHPGFSLVDILQPCVSFNKVNTFAWYKERCYIPEDHDPQNWEQAMALSRQWDEGIPLGVIYQSHKPTFEESLPHPTGEPLFNNRPSIQKLNEVMSSFA; from the coding sequence ATGGTTTCCATGGAGGATTTTGGAAGTTTTGAAACGGCCTGGTGCCCTGGATGCGGCAATCACAGCATACTTAAGTGCGTCAAAGAGGCCCTGGTGCAGATGGAACTTGAACCGCACCAGTGTATTTTTGTCTCCGGCATCGGCCAGGCGGCCAAATCTCCGCACTACCTGCGGACCAATGTTTATAATGGCCTGCACGGCAGGGCTCTGCCTGCGGCCACCGGAATCAAGCTGGCCAACCCGCAGGCCGTGGTCATCGCCCAGAGCGGGGACGGCTGCAACTACGGCGAGGGAGGCAACCATTTCCTGGCGGCCCTGCGCCGCAATATCAATGTTACCCTGCTGGCCCACGACAACCAGATTTACGGGCTGACCAAGGGCCAGGCCAGCCCTACCACCGCCAGGGGGCAAAAGACCAAGGCCCAGCCCGCGGGCAATCCTTCCGAGGCCTTTAACCCTGTGGGAGTGGCTGTGGCCATGCAGGCGGGGATGGTGGCCCGGGGGTTTGCAGGCATGCAGGATCACCTGACCGAGATGATAGTCAAGGCTGTCCAGCATCCGGGGTTCAGCCTGGTGGATATACTGCAGCCCTGCGTAAGTTTCAATAAAGTCAATACCTTTGCCTGGTATAAAGAGCGCTGCTATATCCCGGAAGATCATGATCCACAAAACTGGGAGCAGGCCATGGCCCTTTCCAGGCAGTGGGATGAGGGGATACCACTGGGAGTTATCTATCAGAGTCATAAGCCGACTTTTGAAGAAAGCCTCCCCCATCCAACGGGTGAACCCCTCTTTAATAACCGGCCCTCAATACAAAAGCTAAATGAGGTAATGTCCTCTTTTGCCTGA
- a CDS encoding peroxiredoxin family protein produces the protein MKRGVWSTLVALFICMAMLGASHAWAEEMDNFPEENIQVPEEAVHQDYLGISDNENFVIGDVQADLVLVQVFSMYCPICQREAPDVNDLYDMIHEQGLEESIKIFGIAPGNSSFEVSVYRDRYEVEFPLIPDPDFVWHKYLGEVGTPTYYAVDPENGRILHSHTGPFRDGVEAYLEEVKAHL, from the coding sequence ATGAAAAGGGGAGTATGGTCGACTTTAGTTGCTTTATTTATTTGCATGGCCATGCTTGGGGCATCCCATGCCTGGGCAGAGGAAATGGACAATTTTCCGGAGGAAAACATCCAGGTACCCGAAGAGGCGGTACACCAGGATTACCTGGGAATTTCCGACAATGAAAATTTTGTAATCGGGGATGTACAGGCTGACCTGGTCCTGGTGCAGGTGTTCAGCATGTACTGTCCCATCTGTCAGAGGGAGGCCCCGGACGTAAACGACCTCTATGATATGATACATGAACAGGGGCTGGAAGAGTCCATCAAGATTTTTGGAATCGCACCCGGCAATTCCAGCTTTGAGGTCAGCGTATACCGGGATCGCTATGAAGTGGAGTTTCCTTTGATTCCGGACCCGGATTTTGTATGGCATAAATATCTGGGTGAGGTGGGAACACCTACGTATTATGCTGTAGATCCCGAAAACGGCCGCATCCTGCATTCCCATACCGGACCTTTCCGGGATGGAGTTGAGGCGTACCTGGAAGAAGTAAAGGCTCATCTGTGA
- a CDS encoding peroxiredoxin: MKGIKTIILFLALFLASPGLSPADEGAIYDPGELKPIDSEIKVEEGDEAIDFTLPAVGGEEISLSQYRGEKNVMLSFVPAAWTPVCSDQWPGYNIARHFFDDNDTIILGITTDNVPSQYSWIKSMGGLWFPVLSDFWPHGEVAEKYGILRGDGTAERATIIVDKEGIIRFAHVEDINRRPPLEMLVEAMEKLP, translated from the coding sequence ATGAAAGGTATCAAGACAATTATTTTGTTCCTGGCTTTGTTTCTGGCTTCTCCGGGCCTTTCCCCGGCTGACGAAGGCGCAATCTATGATCCCGGGGAATTAAAACCCATTGACAGTGAGATAAAAGTAGAAGAAGGAGATGAGGCCATTGATTTTACCCTGCCTGCTGTGGGGGGAGAAGAAATCAGCCTGTCCCAGTACAGGGGGGAAAAGAATGTAATGCTCTCCTTTGTTCCGGCCGCCTGGACCCCTGTGTGCTCGGATCAATGGCCGGGATACAATATTGCCAGGCATTTTTTTGATGACAACGACACCATCATTCTGGGTATTACCACAGATAATGTGCCTTCTCAGTACTCCTGGATAAAATCCATGGGTGGGCTGTGGTTTCCGGTACTTTCAGACTTCTGGCCCCACGGGGAAGTGGCTGAAAAGTACGGCATCCTGCGGGGAGACGGTACTGCAGAGCGGGCCACAATCATTGTGGACAAGGAAGGAATCATAAGATTTGCGCACGTTGAGGACATAAACAGGCGGCCTCCACTGGAGATGCTTGTTGAAGCCATGGAAAAGCTGCCCTGA
- a CDS encoding DUF2062 domain-containing protein: MPSSPPNNFKRPSRFSMYSLKRFFRFWYLKLLRIRESPHNVAMGLSLGVLVGCLPIIPLQTVAAVILAFFFKCSKIAAAIGTWITNPLYAPFVFYGMYLLGRAVIPVGKKEFEPEDLTLLNIVNLGWDFFLLMLAGGVIVGLTLAFLTYLVSVRMVYLYRQKRSLRMQLKRLRER, from the coding sequence TTGCCTTCAAGCCCCCCCAACAATTTTAAAAGGCCTTCCAGATTCTCCATGTACAGCCTGAAGCGTTTTTTTCGCTTCTGGTATCTTAAACTGCTCCGCATCAGGGAAAGCCCGCATAACGTGGCCATGGGCCTGTCCCTGGGAGTATTAGTGGGCTGTCTGCCCATCATCCCCCTGCAGACTGTTGCCGCCGTAATTCTGGCCTTTTTCTTCAAGTGCAGTAAGATCGCCGCTGCAATCGGCACCTGGATAACCAATCCCCTGTATGCCCCTTTTGTTTTTTACGGAATGTATCTGCTGGGCAGGGCGGTCATTCCTGTGGGAAAAAAAGAATTCGAGCCCGAGGATCTGACCCTGCTAAACATCGTCAACCTGGGATGGGATTTCTTTTTGCTCATGCTTGCCGGGGGAGTAATAGTCGGGCTTACTCTGGCCTTTTTGACCTATCTGGTCAGTGTGCGCATGGTTTATCTGTACCGGCAAAAAAGGTCCCTGCGCATGCAGCTTAAAAGGTTGAGGGAAAGATGA